One segment of Yersinia kristensenii DNA contains the following:
- a CDS encoding SIS domain-containing protein codes for MSILNEITWLLPELAENQQKIAKYILDNPESILNISSSQFAENAGVSQSAIVKFSQKIGMKGFPALKIAISEELSKNNLFKSYPHKALHNSISSEDSLMVMAQKLAHEKTASIMETTRKINFSVFQQVVSLINAAQRVQIVGIWGSGLTAKDLSYKLQKIGIMTLVEADLHVQIAAALTLTPKDVQIVLSFTGRRKDMKIAATVAKAQGATVIAITGSKVSPLAKIADYVLESISDENEWRSSSISSRTAQNTLTDLIFLALMQQRKEMAKPLILNASMTINNLDD; via the coding sequence AAATAGCGAAATACATTCTGGATAATCCAGAATCCATACTGAATATATCCTCCTCACAGTTCGCAGAAAATGCAGGAGTCAGCCAATCAGCTATTGTGAAATTTAGTCAGAAGATTGGCATGAAAGGCTTTCCAGCACTAAAAATCGCCATCAGTGAAGAATTAAGCAAGAATAATTTATTTAAATCCTATCCACATAAAGCGCTACATAACTCTATTTCATCCGAAGACTCATTGATGGTGATGGCGCAAAAACTTGCGCATGAGAAGACGGCATCGATTATGGAGACAACACGGAAAATTAATTTCTCCGTTTTTCAGCAAGTGGTCTCGCTCATTAATGCTGCTCAGCGAGTACAGATAGTGGGTATTTGGGGGTCTGGACTTACAGCAAAAGATCTAAGCTATAAATTGCAGAAAATAGGTATAATGACTCTGGTTGAAGCCGACCTCCACGTACAGATTGCCGCCGCCCTCACTCTCACACCTAAAGATGTGCAGATTGTTCTTTCTTTTACCGGCAGAAGAAAAGACATGAAAATCGCCGCAACAGTCGCCAAAGCACAAGGGGCAACAGTCATTGCGATTACGGGCAGTAAAGTTTCTCCGTTGGCTAAAATTGCAGATTATGTCCTTGAAAGTATTTCAGATGAAAATGAGTGGCGCAGCTCTTCAATTTCTTCCAGAACGGCTCAAAATACCTTAACCGATCTGATATTCTTGGCGTTGATGCAGCAACGAAAAGAAATGGCTAAACCCTTGATTCTGAATGCAAGTATGACAATAAATAATCTGGATGATTGA